In Myxococcus fulvus, the following proteins share a genomic window:
- a CDS encoding lysoplasmalogenase, with translation MRGASTVGTRILAGVGVLGAVGFLLCLDTGPVEARLVTKSLPMLCLLLWLWPPRERYARLIFAGLGLSLLGDVLLDASKALFLPGLGAFLLAHVSYTAAYLCATRELRWGRALPFLVLAVGAGVVLGPHLGAMAVPVTAYVVVICTMTWRAAALLGASGLTRREQGFAFAGALLFALSDGVLAVKLFVTPVNGGSYVIMLTYWAAQWCIASSARGPVAWPGPGGMTTAPPSTGS, from the coding sequence ATGCGTGGTGCTTCGACGGTGGGGACGAGGATTCTCGCGGGAGTCGGTGTCCTGGGCGCGGTGGGGTTCCTCCTGTGCCTGGACACGGGCCCGGTCGAGGCCCGCCTGGTGACCAAGTCGCTGCCGATGCTCTGCCTGCTGTTGTGGCTGTGGCCGCCCCGGGAGCGCTATGCGCGACTGATTTTCGCGGGGCTGGGGCTGTCGCTGCTGGGTGACGTGCTGCTGGACGCGAGCAAGGCGCTGTTCCTCCCGGGGCTGGGGGCGTTCCTGCTGGCCCATGTGAGCTACACGGCCGCGTACCTCTGTGCGACGCGCGAGCTCCGGTGGGGGAGGGCGCTGCCGTTCCTGGTGTTGGCGGTGGGAGCGGGCGTCGTGCTGGGGCCTCACCTGGGCGCCATGGCCGTGCCGGTGACGGCGTATGTCGTGGTCATCTGCACGATGACCTGGCGCGCGGCGGCGCTGCTGGGCGCGTCTGGACTGACACGACGGGAGCAGGGGTTCGCGTTCGCGGGGGCGCTGCTGTTCGCCCTCAGCGACGGAGTGCTCGCGGTGAAGCTCTTCGTGACGCCGGTGAACGGGGGCAGTTACGTCATCATGCTGACGTACTGGGCCGCGCAGTGGTGCATCGCCTCTTCCGCGCGCGGCCCCGTGGCCTGGCCAGGTCCTGGTGGGATGACTACTGCGCCTCCATCAACAGGAAGCTGA
- a CDS encoding alpha-amylase family protein, whose amino-acid sequence MIQDLWYKNAVIYCLDVETFMDGNGDGVGDFGGLQRRLDYLAGLGVTCLWLTPFHPSPNRDNGYDITDHYGVDPRLGSLGDFVEFTHQAKQRGLRVIIDLVLNHTSDKHPWFQAASKDRNSRFHDFYVWSDKKPKDAHKGMVFPGSQHTTWTYAPGVKRWYFHRFFPFQPELNIAHPAVREELLKVMGYWLQLGVSGFRVDAVPFLVELKGMRNHGIEDPYELLDRMREFLSWRSGDAILLAEANVTMDEVMNFFGKDGDRMQMVFNFSANQSYFLSLVTEDATPLVESLRSAPRLPHLAQWANFLRNHDELDLGRLPAKARKRVFAELGPEPRMQLYERGLRRRLAPMLAGDRRRLDVSFSLMLSLPGTPVLWYGDELGMGEDLSLHERQSVRTPMQWADEPHGGFTRAEEPFRPVVERAPHGYRQVNVEHQRRDPGSLLNWMERMVRMRKECPELGWGAWRLLSVRNKNVLALRYDWKGETLVTLHNLSGKACEVGFSPGGPPARLVHLLSEDHSSPGKTGRHRVTLEGYGYRWYRMEQRLAPPATD is encoded by the coding sequence ATGATTCAGGACCTCTGGTACAAGAACGCGGTCATCTACTGCCTGGACGTCGAGACGTTCATGGACGGCAACGGCGATGGCGTGGGCGACTTCGGCGGGCTCCAACGCCGGCTCGACTACCTGGCGGGCCTGGGCGTGACGTGCCTGTGGTTGACGCCCTTCCACCCCTCGCCCAACCGCGACAACGGGTATGACATCACGGACCACTACGGCGTGGACCCGCGGCTGGGGAGCCTGGGGGACTTCGTGGAGTTCACCCACCAGGCCAAGCAGCGCGGCCTGCGCGTCATCATCGACCTGGTCCTCAACCACACGAGCGACAAGCACCCCTGGTTCCAGGCCGCGAGCAAGGACCGGAACAGCCGCTTCCACGACTTCTACGTGTGGTCCGACAAGAAGCCGAAGGACGCGCACAAGGGCATGGTGTTCCCGGGCTCGCAGCACACCACGTGGACGTACGCGCCCGGCGTGAAGCGCTGGTACTTCCACCGCTTCTTCCCCTTCCAGCCCGAGCTGAACATCGCCCACCCCGCGGTGCGCGAGGAGCTGCTCAAGGTGATGGGATACTGGCTGCAACTGGGCGTGTCCGGCTTCCGGGTGGACGCGGTGCCCTTCCTGGTGGAGCTCAAGGGCATGCGCAACCACGGCATCGAGGACCCGTACGAGCTGTTGGACCGGATGCGCGAGTTCCTCTCCTGGAGGAGCGGCGACGCCATCCTCCTGGCCGAGGCCAACGTCACCATGGACGAGGTGATGAACTTCTTCGGCAAGGACGGGGACCGGATGCAGATGGTCTTCAACTTCTCCGCGAACCAGAGCTACTTCCTCTCGCTGGTGACGGAGGACGCGACGCCGCTCGTGGAGTCCTTGCGCTCGGCGCCCAGGCTGCCGCACCTGGCGCAGTGGGCGAACTTCCTGCGCAACCATGACGAGCTGGACCTGGGGCGGCTGCCCGCGAAGGCTCGCAAGCGCGTCTTCGCGGAGCTGGGCCCGGAGCCGAGGATGCAGTTGTACGAGCGCGGCCTGCGGCGGCGGCTGGCGCCCATGCTGGCGGGGGACCGGCGGCGGCTGGATGTGTCGTTCAGCCTGATGTTGTCGCTGCCGGGGACGCCGGTGCTCTGGTACGGCGACGAGCTGGGCATGGGCGAGGACCTGTCCTTGCACGAGCGCCAGAGCGTGCGCACGCCCATGCAATGGGCTGACGAGCCGCACGGTGGCTTCACCCGCGCCGAGGAGCCCTTCCGTCCCGTGGTGGAGCGGGCGCCGCATGGCTACCGGCAGGTGAACGTCGAGCACCAGCGCAGGGACCCGGGCTCGCTGCTCAACTGGATGGAGCGCATGGTGCGCATGCGCAAGGAGTGTCCGGAGCTGGGGTGGGGCGCGTGGCGGTTGTTGAGCGTGAGGAACAAGAACGTGCTCGCGCTGCGGTACGACTGGAAGGGCGAGACGCTGGTGACGCTGCACAACCTGTCCGGCAAGGCCTGCGAGGTGGGCTTCTCCCCGGGAGGGCCTCCGGCGCGGCTGGTCCACCTGCTGTCGGAGGACCACTCCTCGCCGGGCAAGACGGGGCGCCACCGCGTGACGCTGGAGGGGTACGGGTACCGGTGGTACCGGATGGAGCAGCGACTGGCTCCGCCCGCCACGGATTGA